The following proteins are encoded in a genomic region of Bicyclus anynana chromosome 12, ilBicAnyn1.1, whole genome shotgun sequence:
- the LOC112050068 gene encoding uncharacterized protein LOC112050068, whose amino-acid sequence MTSIQSLVVLLVSLTLCFKFASSIFCYDCNSAFDPRCGENFDSFSLGVVNCSLRDPPDHIEPLEPTFCRIIKMEIYGKVRIVRQCGYIEEENGEHMCRRQTGNGDLFVTYCTCDTDLCNSSTKLSDHTIVASMVFLYGILNVKYIL is encoded by the exons ATGACGTCAATACAAAGTTTAGTAGTGCTACTTGTTTCTTTGACACTGTGCTTTAAGTTTG CATCTTCAATCTTCTGCTATGACTGCAACAGCGCTTTCGACCCTCGCTGTGGAGAGAACTTTGACTCCTTCAGCTTGGGCGTCGTCAACTGCTCGCTGCGAGACCCACCGGACCACATAGAACCACTTGAACCTACTTTCTGTAGGATCATTAAGATGGAGA TTTACGGGAAGGTGCGAATAGTCCGTCAGTGCGGGTACATAGAGGAGGAGAACGGCGAGCACATGTGCAGGAGACAGACCGGCAATGGTGACCTCTTCGTGACCTACTGCACCTGCGACACTGACCTCTGCAACTCCAGCACTAAGCTCTCTGATCATACTATTGTAGCTTCTATGGTGTTTTTATATGGAATCCTAAATGTGAAGTATATTCTGTGA